A single Lactuca sativa cultivar Salinas chromosome 8, Lsat_Salinas_v11, whole genome shotgun sequence DNA region contains:
- the LOC111916955 gene encoding GDSL esterase/lipase At3g27950 isoform X2, giving the protein MDWRRRLANLSRGVSWIVAIGSLLVGTFSILMMVRRGRISNLYDAQSSSCQFPAIYNFGDSNSDTGAVSAVFGRVHPPFGMTYFHKPSGRYSDGRLIIDFLAERLGLPYLSAYLDSIGTNFQHGANFAASGSTIQPADALMLNRTFNPLTLNVQLSQFEQFKDRSTDLYREDGFPRPEDYKRALYIFDIGQNDLHAGITSMKEEQVKTYIPTIINEFVSVVEKLYQVGARTFWIHNTGPIGCLPFFVKNYPPTPENTDQIGCVRSYNNVAQEFNKNLKDKVSQLQKQLQDTSFVYVDMYSVKYSLISQANKHGFTDPLGQCIGQDGDFSRGCANPLEYISWDGVHYTEAGNKWIANRLQDGSFSAPKLPLMKACEAFLGS; this is encoded by the exons ATGGACTGGAGGCGACGACTCGCCAATCTAAGCAGAGGAGTGAGTTGGATCGTGGCAATAGGATCCCTCTTAGTTGGTACATTCTCTATTTTGATGATGGTTAGAAGAGGTAGAATCTCAAATCTTTATGATGCTCAATCGAGTTCTTGTCAGTTTCCAGCAATCTACAACTTTGGAGATTCGAATTCAGATACAGGAGCTGTATCTGCTGTATTTGGCCGCGTTCATCCTCCTTTTGGGATGACCTATTTTCATAAACCTTCTGGCAGGTACTCCGATGGGCGTCTAATCATCGATTTCTTAG CTGAACGATTAGGTTTACCATACTTAAGTGCATATTTGGACTCCATCGGAACAAATTTTCAACATGGGGCTAATTTTGCTGCTAGTGGGTCCACCATTCAGCCTGCAGATGCTTTGATGCTAAATCGGACTTTTAACCCTCTCACTCTTAATGTACAACTTTCACAGTTTGAACaattcaaagatagatctaccgATTTGTATCGTGAAG ATGGTTTTCCACGGCCCGAGGATTATAAGCGGGCCCTTTACATATTTGACATAGGACAAAATGATCTTCATGCTGGGATTACATCAATGAAGGAAGAGCAAGTGAAGACATATATCCCTACCATAATCAATGAGTTTGTTTCAGTCGTAGAG AAACTTTACCAAGTAGGAGCAAGAACATTTTGGATTCACAATACGGGTCCAATCGGATGCCTAcctttttttgtgaaaaactatccACCAACTCCCGAAAACACGGACCAAATCGGATGTGTAAGGTCATACAATAATGTAGCACAAGAATTCAACAAAAACCTCAAAGATAAAGTTTCACAACTCCAAAAACAACTTCAAGATACATCGTTTGTGTATGTTGACATGTATTCGGTCAAATATTCTCTCATAAGTCAAGCAAACAAACATG GCTTTACGGATCCTCTAGGGCAATGCATAGGGCAAGATGGGGATTTTAGTAGAGGTTGTGCGAACCCGTTAGAATATATTAGTTGGGATGGAGTACATTATACAGAAGCAGGTAACAAATGGATTGCTAATCGGCTTCAAGATGGCTCTTTTTCTGCTCCAAAGCTTCCCCTCATGAAAGCATGTGAAGCCTTTTTGGGGTCCTAA
- the LOC111916955 gene encoding GDSL esterase/lipase At3g27950 isoform X1: MDWRRRLANLSRGVSWIVAIGSLLVGTFSILMMVRRGRISNLYDAQSSSCQFPAIYNFGDSNSDTGAVSAVFGRVHPPFGMTYFHKPSGRYSDGRLIIDFLAERLGLPYLSAYLDSIGTNFQHGANFAASGSTIQPADALMLNRTFNPLTLNVQLSQFEQFKDRSTDLYREGSDSKDGFPRPEDYKRALYIFDIGQNDLHAGITSMKEEQVKTYIPTIINEFVSVVEKLYQVGARTFWIHNTGPIGCLPFFVKNYPPTPENTDQIGCVRSYNNVAQEFNKNLKDKVSQLQKQLQDTSFVYVDMYSVKYSLISQANKHGFTDPLGQCIGQDGDFSRGCANPLEYISWDGVHYTEAGNKWIANRLQDGSFSAPKLPLMKACEAFLGS; encoded by the exons ATGGACTGGAGGCGACGACTCGCCAATCTAAGCAGAGGAGTGAGTTGGATCGTGGCAATAGGATCCCTCTTAGTTGGTACATTCTCTATTTTGATGATGGTTAGAAGAGGTAGAATCTCAAATCTTTATGATGCTCAATCGAGTTCTTGTCAGTTTCCAGCAATCTACAACTTTGGAGATTCGAATTCAGATACAGGAGCTGTATCTGCTGTATTTGGCCGCGTTCATCCTCCTTTTGGGATGACCTATTTTCATAAACCTTCTGGCAGGTACTCCGATGGGCGTCTAATCATCGATTTCTTAG CTGAACGATTAGGTTTACCATACTTAAGTGCATATTTGGACTCCATCGGAACAAATTTTCAACATGGGGCTAATTTTGCTGCTAGTGGGTCCACCATTCAGCCTGCAGATGCTTTGATGCTAAATCGGACTTTTAACCCTCTCACTCTTAATGTACAACTTTCACAGTTTGAACaattcaaagatagatctaccgATTTGTATCGTGAAG GGTCTGACAGTAAAGATGGTTTTCCACGGCCCGAGGATTATAAGCGGGCCCTTTACATATTTGACATAGGACAAAATGATCTTCATGCTGGGATTACATCAATGAAGGAAGAGCAAGTGAAGACATATATCCCTACCATAATCAATGAGTTTGTTTCAGTCGTAGAG AAACTTTACCAAGTAGGAGCAAGAACATTTTGGATTCACAATACGGGTCCAATCGGATGCCTAcctttttttgtgaaaaactatccACCAACTCCCGAAAACACGGACCAAATCGGATGTGTAAGGTCATACAATAATGTAGCACAAGAATTCAACAAAAACCTCAAAGATAAAGTTTCACAACTCCAAAAACAACTTCAAGATACATCGTTTGTGTATGTTGACATGTATTCGGTCAAATATTCTCTCATAAGTCAAGCAAACAAACATG GCTTTACGGATCCTCTAGGGCAATGCATAGGGCAAGATGGGGATTTTAGTAGAGGTTGTGCGAACCCGTTAGAATATATTAGTTGGGATGGAGTACATTATACAGAAGCAGGTAACAAATGGATTGCTAATCGGCTTCAAGATGGCTCTTTTTCTGCTCCAAAGCTTCCCCTCATGAAAGCATGTGAAGCCTTTTTGGGGTCCTAA